In Chryseobacterium salivictor, the DNA window GTCCAAAAGATATTATTGAAGAAGAACCGGAAATTGACCCACGGTGGGAAGCATTGAAAAAATTAAAAGATTAAAAATTAAATAGTTTAAAATGATGAGAATTGAGAAATCAAATACTCATCGCTCATCAAATTAAAAAATTATAAGAAATGGCACATCCAAAGAGAAGACAATCGTCAACAAGAAGAGATAAAAGAAGAACACACTACAAAGCAGTAGTTCCTCAATTGGCAAAAGATGCAACATCAGGTGAAATGCACTTGTATCACAGAGCACACTGGCATGAAGGTAAATTATACTACAGAGGGAAAGTAGTAATAGAAAAAGAAGTAGAAACTGCAGAAGAGAATTAGGCTTAAAATCTAATGAAAACTCTGTTTTTATACAAAAACCACTCAATTTTTTCAATTTTGAGTGGTTTTTTATTGTTTTTTAGTATCTTTGACATAATAAACAAATACCAATTATATGGACATTAAAGACATCCAAAATCTTATAAAATTTGTTTCTAAAGCTGAGGTTTCAGAAGTAAAATACAAAACTAAAGATTTCGAAATCACCATTAAAACTCCGCTTGCAGGAAGCGAAATGAATTATATGGGTTCACCTGCAGTTTATCACACTGCGCCGCAGCAAGCGCCTGCTTCAGCACCAGTTGCTGCAGTTGTTGCTGCACCATCTGCACCGTTGGAAGACGACAGTAAATTTATTACCATCAAATCGCCAATGATTGGCACGTTCTACAGAAAGCCAGCTCCAGACAAGGATCTATTTGTAAATGTGGGGGACGAAGTTACTGAAGGAAAAGTAGTTTGTGTCATTGAAGCAATGAAATTATTCAACCAAATCGAATCTGAAGTTTCCGGGAAAATAGTGAAAGTTCTGGTAGACGATGCAACTCCTGTAGAATACGATCAACCGCTATTTTTAGTTGATCCTTCTTAAGTAATTTTAAATGATAAATTATATATTTTAGATGAGAATTCATTTGAAATAATTTAAAATTTAAGATTCAAAATTTAAAATTCTTAACAAGATGTTCAAAAAAATACTAATCGCCAACCGCGGCGAAATTGCAATGCGAATTCTTCGTACCTGCAAAGAAATGGGAATTAAAACCGTTGCCGTGTATTCTACTGCAGATAAGGACAGTCTCCATGTGAGGTTTGCTGATGAAGCAGTTTGTATCGGACCGCCGATGAGCAAAGATTCTTATCTTAAAATACCCAATATTATTTCAGCAGCGGAAATTACCAATGCTGATGCAATTCATCCCGGTTACGGATTTTTGTCAGAAAATGCAAATTTCTCCAGAATCTGTCAGAAAAACGGGATCAAATTTATTGGTGCATCTCCTGAACAGATCGACAGAATGGGTGACAAAGCGAATGCTAAAGCAACGATGAAAGAAGCTGGGGTGCCATGCGTTCCAGGTTCAGAGGGTCTTATTGATTCTTACGAACATGCTGTCGAACTCGCCAAAGAAGTCGGATACCCCGTAATGATTAAAGCGACTGCCGGTGGTGGTGGAAAAGGAATGCGCGCCGTTTGGAAAGAAGCGGATATGAAGCAGCTCTGGGAATCTGCAGTCCAGGAAGCGGTCGGCGCTTTCGGAAATGGCGGAATGTACATGGAAAAACTCATTGAAGAACCACGTCATATTGAGATCCAGATTGCTGGTGACCAGTATGGAAGGGCATGTCATTTATCAGAAAGAGATTGTTCCGTACAAAGAAGAAATCAGAAGTTAACTGAAGAAACTCCGTCGCCGTTCATGACCGATGAACTTCGTCAGAAAATGGGTGATGCTGCTGTAAAAGCTGCAGAATATATCGGATATGAAGGAGTAGGAACCATCGAGTTTTTGGTTGATAAAAACCGTGATTTCTATTTTATGGAAATGAATACCAGAATTCAGGTAGAGCACCCAATTACAGAACAGGTT includes these proteins:
- the rpmF gene encoding 50S ribosomal protein L32; translation: MAHPKRRQSSTRRDKRRTHYKAVVPQLAKDATSGEMHLYHRAHWHEGKLYYRGKVVIEKEVETAEEN
- the accB gene encoding acetyl-CoA carboxylase biotin carboxyl carrier protein, which translates into the protein MDIKDIQNLIKFVSKAEVSEVKYKTKDFEITIKTPLAGSEMNYMGSPAVYHTAPQQAPASAPVAAVVAAPSAPLEDDSKFITIKSPMIGTFYRKPAPDKDLFVNVGDEVTEGKVVCVIEAMKLFNQIESEVSGKIVKVLVDDATPVEYDQPLFLVDPS
- the accC gene encoding acetyl-CoA carboxylase biotin carboxylase subunit; the protein is MFKKILIANRGEIAMRILRTCKEMGIKTVAVYSTADKDSLHVRFADEAVCIGPPMSKDSYLKIPNIISAAEITNADAIHPGYGFLSENANFSRICQKNGIKFIGASPEQIDRMGDKANAKATMKEAGVPCVPGSEGLIDSYEHAVELAKEVGYPVMIKATAGGGGKGMRAVWKEADMKQLWESAVQEAVGAFGNGGMYMEKLIEEPRHIEIQIAGDQYGRACHLSERDCSVQRRNQKLTEETPSPFMTDELRQKMGDAAVKAAEYIGYEGVGTIEFLVDKNRDFYFMEMNTRIQVEHPITEQVVDFDLIREQILLASGTAISGINYFPKLHSIECRINAEDPFNDFRPSPGKITGLNIPGGHGIRVDTHVYSGYSIPSNYDSMIAKLITTAQTREEAIAKMKRALEEFYIEGVKTTIPFHRQLMENEDYLAGNYTTKFMEDFKMDKKFDN